One window of the Trueperaceae bacterium genome contains the following:
- a CDS encoding aldehyde dehydrogenase (NADP(+)) → MSAFVALDPRTYQALPGEFETTTAAELERLATAARAAFGPYSRLPGAERARFLRAVADGLEAAAAPIAARAVAESGLPEGRIGGEVARTSNQLRMFARLIETDDWLDPRIDAGDPERAPAPKPDVRSFKRPLGPVAVFGASNFPLAFSVAGGDTASALAAGCPVIAKAHPSHPGTSRLVADVVLAAARATGMPAGVFGLVQEPGHELGQALVLRPEIKAVGFTGSRAGGEALMRLAASRPTPIPVYAEMGSVNPVFVMPGALAARSEAVAQGLFASFTLGVGQFCTNPGVTLVPVGQDGDRFVARLAEATNAAGAGVMLNRTVCERYGQGLAELEAAGGRPVARGAEAQTTAPEVGAQGAGAQAAAARGSDLGGADAQGAYGTPTLWEADIRAATAEPGLLAEVFGPSTLVLRYRDFGELLAFAEGLEGQLTATVQAEADELEGLAPLIDVLAERAGRLILNQYPTGVEVGPAMVHGGPYPATSDGRSTSVGTHAIDRFTRLVAYQNFPPELLPTALR, encoded by the coding sequence GTGAGCGCCTTCGTCGCGCTCGACCCCCGCACGTATCAGGCGCTGCCCGGCGAGTTCGAGACGACCACGGCCGCCGAGCTGGAGCGGCTGGCCACGGCCGCGCGCGCCGCGTTCGGTCCGTACTCCAGGCTGCCCGGCGCCGAGCGCGCCCGCTTCCTGCGCGCGGTCGCCGACGGCCTCGAGGCGGCCGCGGCCCCCATCGCGGCCCGCGCCGTGGCGGAGTCCGGCCTGCCGGAAGGCCGCATCGGCGGCGAGGTCGCCCGCACCTCGAACCAGTTGCGCATGTTCGCGCGGCTCATCGAGACGGACGACTGGCTCGACCCGCGGATAGACGCGGGCGACCCGGAGCGCGCCCCCGCCCCCAAGCCCGACGTGCGCTCCTTCAAGCGCCCTCTCGGTCCGGTCGCGGTGTTCGGGGCAAGCAACTTCCCCCTCGCGTTCTCGGTCGCGGGCGGCGACACGGCCTCGGCTCTGGCGGCGGGCTGCCCCGTCATAGCGAAGGCGCACCCGTCGCACCCGGGCACGTCGCGCCTCGTCGCCGACGTCGTGCTCGCCGCCGCCCGCGCCACCGGCATGCCGGCCGGCGTCTTCGGCCTCGTCCAGGAGCCCGGTCACGAGCTGGGGCAGGCGCTCGTGCTGCGCCCAGAGATCAAGGCCGTCGGCTTCACCGGCTCCCGCGCCGGCGGCGAGGCGCTCATGCGTCTGGCCGCGTCTCGGCCGACGCCGATACCCGTCTACGCGGAGATGGGGAGCGTGAACCCCGTCTTCGTAATGCCGGGAGCGCTCGCGGCTAGGAGCGAGGCCGTCGCCCAGGGGCTGTTCGCGTCGTTCACCTTGGGGGTCGGGCAGTTCTGCACGAACCCTGGTGTCACGCTGGTACCCGTCGGCCAGGACGGCGACCGCTTCGTCGCGCGCCTAGCCGAGGCGACGAACGCGGCCGGCGCCGGCGTGATGCTCAACCGCACCGTGTGCGAGCGCTACGGCCAGGGCCTCGCCGAGTTGGAGGCGGCCGGTGGACGACCGGTGGCGCGCGGCGCCGAGGCGCAGACCACCGCACCGGAGGTGGGCGCGCAGGGCGCCGGGGCGCAGGCCGCGGCCGCGCGCGGCAGTGACCTGGGCGGAGCGGACGCGCAGGGCGCCTACGGCACCCCGACCCTCTGGGAGGCCGACATACGCGCCGCGACCGCCGAACCGGGCCTGCTCGCGGAGGTCTTCGGGCCTAGCACGCTCGTGCTTCGTTACCGCGACTTTGGTGAGCTCCTCGCGTTCGCCGAAGGCCTGGAGGGCCAGTTGACGGCCACGGTGCAGGCCGAGGCGGACGAGCTCGAAGGGTTGGCGCCGCTCATCGACGTCCTCGCAGAGCGCGCGGGCCGCCTCATCCTCAACCAGTACCCGACGGGCGTAGAGGTGGGGCCGGCCATGGTGCACGGCGGACCGTATCCGGCCACTTCTGACGGGCGCAGCACGTCGGTCGGCACGCATGCCATCGACCGCTTCACGCGCCTGGTCGCGTACCAGAACTTCCCGCCCGAGCTGCTGCCCACCGCGTTGCGTTAG
- a CDS encoding FAD-dependent oxidoreductase produces MSRHVLVIGAGVIGLMSAYHLRRRGFAVTVLEREGADRGSGEHAPASYGNAGMIVPSHFVPLAAPGVVAQGLRWMADPKSPFYVRPRLSSDLLTWGWRFWRAGTAAHVRASAPLLLTLNLASRDEYVALDDELGGGIGFERLGLTMLCATQHALEEEAKVAEMARALGGGAEVLDAAAVRALEPGIELNVVGGVHFPDDAHLNPGALMRALQARLQADGVEFRFGARVVGFELGDRGVRGVTVRPSGGVDETVTGDEVVLAAGAWTGRIARLAGLSLPMQPGKGYTMTLESPSQRLSVPSILTEARVAVTRMGERLRIGGTMELGGFDEGANDLRVRGIVEAARRYFPRLTEVELAEPPRWHGFRPLSPDGLPYLGRSRRVPNLTVASGHGMMGLSLAPITGKLVGEVVAGEEPSLPIGAMSVERF; encoded by the coding sequence GTGAGCCGCCACGTCCTCGTCATCGGCGCGGGCGTCATCGGCCTGATGAGCGCCTACCACCTGCGCCGGCGCGGCTTCGCCGTCACCGTCCTCGAGCGCGAGGGCGCGGACCGCGGGTCCGGCGAGCACGCGCCCGCGTCGTACGGCAACGCCGGCATGATCGTGCCAAGCCACTTCGTGCCGCTGGCCGCCCCCGGCGTCGTGGCGCAGGGACTGCGCTGGATGGCCGACCCCAAGAGCCCGTTCTACGTGCGCCCACGCCTGTCGTCGGACCTGCTCACGTGGGGTTGGCGCTTCTGGCGCGCAGGCACGGCCGCGCACGTCAGGGCGAGCGCGCCTCTGCTCCTCACGCTCAACCTCGCGAGCCGCGACGAGTACGTCGCGCTCGACGACGAGTTGGGCGGCGGCATCGGCTTCGAGCGGCTGGGCCTCACCATGCTGTGCGCCACGCAGCACGCTTTGGAGGAAGAGGCGAAGGTGGCCGAGATGGCGCGCGCGCTCGGTGGCGGGGCCGAGGTGCTCGACGCCGCCGCGGTGAGGGCGCTCGAGCCCGGCATCGAGCTGAACGTGGTGGGCGGCGTGCACTTCCCGGACGACGCACACCTCAACCCCGGTGCGCTCATGCGGGCTCTGCAGGCGCGCCTGCAGGCCGACGGGGTGGAGTTCCGCTTCGGCGCACGGGTCGTGGGGTTCGAGCTCGGCGATCGCGGCGTGCGCGGCGTGACGGTGCGGCCGTCCGGCGGGGTCGACGAGACGGTGACCGGCGACGAGGTCGTCCTGGCCGCCGGCGCCTGGACGGGGCGCATCGCGCGCCTCGCCGGCCTGAGCCTGCCGATGCAGCCCGGCAAGGGCTACACCATGACGTTGGAGAGCCCGTCGCAGCGCCTGAGCGTGCCGTCCATCCTGACGGAGGCGCGCGTGGCCGTGACGCGCATGGGGGAGAGGCTGCGCATCGGCGGCACCATGGAGCTGGGCGGCTTCGACGAGGGCGCCAACGACCTGCGCGTGCGGGGGATCGTCGAGGCGGCGCGGAGGTACTTCCCGCGCCTGACGGAGGTCGAGCTGGCCGAGCCGCCGCGCTGGCACGGCTTCAGGCCCCTGTCGCCCGACGGGCTGCCGTACCTGGGCCGGTCGCGGCGCGTTCCCAACCTCACCGTGGCGTCCGGCCACGGGATGATGGGGCTGAGCCTCGCGCCCATCACGGGGAAGCTGGTCGGGGAGGTCGTGGCGGGGGAGGAGCCCTCTTTGCCTATCGGGGCCATGAGCGTGGAGAGGTTCTAG
- a CDS encoding proline racemase family protein — translation MREARTDEGTRRLRFVDSHTGGEPTRLVVEGGPELGTGPLAERLRLFRTEHDRFRSAVVNEPRGSDVLVGALLCRPHDPAAAAGVIFFNNVGYLGMCGHGTIGLVATLAYLGRLGTGRHLIETPVGNVTAELHADGRVSVHNVPAYRRLAGARVSVEWRGARVSVTGDVAWGGNWFFLVTDPVERFGVSVATSDLEALTELAWRVKQALAVAGITGDGGAEVDHVELFVPGEAGADSRSFVLCPGKAYDRSPCGTGTSAKLACLAADGVLAPGETWVQESVIGSRFEGRYAVREDGAFAGAGRQDGAPAGTSVLPVITGRAHVMAEGTLIVDPADEFAWGIS, via the coding sequence GTGAGGGAAGCGCGAACGGATGAAGGCACGCGGCGGCTGCGGTTCGTCGACTCGCACACGGGCGGCGAACCCACGCGGCTCGTGGTCGAGGGCGGTCCCGAGCTCGGCACCGGGCCGCTGGCGGAGCGCCTGCGGCTGTTCCGCACGGAGCACGACCGGTTCCGCTCGGCCGTGGTCAACGAGCCGCGCGGCTCGGATGTGCTCGTCGGCGCCCTCCTGTGCCGGCCGCACGACCCGGCGGCGGCGGCCGGGGTGATCTTCTTCAACAACGTCGGCTACCTCGGCATGTGTGGCCACGGCACCATCGGGCTCGTCGCCACCCTCGCGTACCTGGGGCGGCTGGGGACCGGCAGGCACCTCATCGAGACCCCCGTCGGGAACGTGACCGCCGAGCTGCACGCCGACGGCCGCGTGAGCGTGCACAACGTGCCCGCCTACCGGCGCCTGGCGGGCGCGCGGGTGAGCGTCGAGTGGCGCGGCGCGCGCGTGAGCGTGACGGGCGACGTGGCCTGGGGCGGCAACTGGTTCTTCCTCGTGACCGACCCCGTCGAGCGCTTCGGCGTCTCCGTCGCCACCTCGGACCTCGAGGCGCTGACCGAGCTGGCCTGGCGCGTCAAGCAGGCGCTCGCCGTGGCGGGCATCACGGGCGACGGCGGCGCGGAGGTCGACCACGTCGAGCTGTTCGTGCCGGGCGAGGCCGGGGCCGACTCGCGCTCGTTCGTGCTCTGCCCGGGCAAGGCCTACGACCGCTCGCCGTGCGGCACCGGCACGAGCGCCAAGCTCGCGTGTCTCGCGGCCGATGGGGTCCTGGCTCCGGGGGAGACGTGGGTGCAGGAGAGCGTCATCGGAAGCCGGTTCGAGGGGCGGTACGCGGTACGGGAAGACGGGGCTTTCGCGGGCGCTGGTCGGCAGGACGGGGCGCCAGCCGGCACGAGCGTCCTCCCCGTGATCACTGGCCGCGCGCACGTCATGGCCGAGGGGACGCTGATCGTCGACCCGGCCGACGAGTTCGCTTGGGGGATCTCGTGA
- a CDS encoding alpha/beta hydrolase, whose amino-acid sequence MPTTSSSSARESYTLPGMLVTNRRFTVPLDHADPDGERLSVFARELAPSERAGAELPYLVFLQGGPGSASPRPESRSGWLDRALQDHRVLLLDQRGTGISSPVSYQTVAERGTAEEQAAYLAHFRADAIVADAELIRRELIGDEPWTVLGQSFGGFCALRYLSAAPGGLRAALITGGIPSLTRPAEDVYRATFPRVEAKNRAFFARYPHAQLTCRRIADHLLKNDVSLPNGQRLTARQFQQLGLAFGGAGGSEAVMDLLERAFVTVDGRDELSYPFLHGVFGATSFHTNPIFTVLHEAIYCQGTASNWAAERVQADFPQFDYAPGKEFLFTGEMVYPWMCDEFETLRPLKGAAELLAAKSDWPALYDLDVLAENRVPVAAALYYHDMYVDLGLAMETVARVPNVETWVTSEYEHNGLRTDGKRILDKLFAMLPHVERG is encoded by the coding sequence ATGCCGACGACCAGCTCCTCTTCCGCCCGCGAGTCTTACACCCTCCCAGGCATGCTCGTCACGAACCGCCGCTTCACCGTGCCGCTCGACCACGCCGACCCCGATGGGGAGCGCCTGAGCGTGTTCGCGCGCGAGCTGGCGCCCAGCGAGCGCGCCGGCGCCGAGCTCCCCTACCTCGTCTTCCTCCAGGGCGGGCCCGGCTCCGCGTCGCCGCGGCCCGAGTCGCGCAGCGGCTGGCTCGACAGGGCGTTGCAGGACCACCGGGTGCTCCTCCTCGACCAGCGTGGCACGGGCATCTCCTCGCCCGTGAGCTACCAGACGGTCGCGGAGCGCGGCACGGCCGAGGAGCAGGCCGCCTACCTCGCCCACTTCCGCGCCGACGCCATCGTGGCGGACGCCGAGCTCATCCGCCGCGAGCTGATCGGCGACGAGCCGTGGACGGTCCTCGGGCAGAGCTTCGGCGGCTTCTGCGCGCTGCGCTACCTCTCCGCGGCGCCAGGCGGCCTGCGCGCCGCGCTCATCACGGGCGGTATCCCGTCCCTCACGCGCCCCGCGGAGGACGTCTACCGCGCCACCTTCCCGCGCGTCGAGGCCAAGAACCGCGCGTTCTTCGCCCGCTACCCGCACGCGCAGCTCACGTGCCGGCGCATCGCCGACCACCTCCTGAAGAACGACGTGAGCCTGCCGAACGGTCAACGGCTCACGGCGCGGCAGTTCCAGCAGCTCGGCCTCGCCTTCGGCGGTGCCGGCGGCTCCGAGGCCGTGATGGACCTCCTCGAGCGCGCCTTCGTGACCGTCGACGGGCGCGACGAGCTCTCCTACCCCTTCCTGCACGGCGTCTTCGGCGCTACGAGCTTCCACACGAACCCCATCTTCACCGTGCTGCACGAGGCGATCTACTGCCAGGGCACCGCCTCGAACTGGGCGGCCGAGCGCGTGCAGGCGGACTTCCCGCAGTTCGACTACGCGCCGGGCAAGGAGTTCCTCTTCACCGGCGAGATGGTCTACCCCTGGATGTGCGACGAGTTCGAGACCCTGCGGCCCCTGAAGGGCGCGGCCGAGCTCCTCGCCGCCAAGTCGGACTGGCCCGCGCTCTACGACCTGGACGTCCTCGCCGAGAACCGCGTGCCCGTGGCCGCGGCGCTCTACTACCACGACATGTACGTCGACCTCGGCCTCGCCATGGAGACGGTCGCGCGCGTGCCCAACGTCGAGACGTGGGTAACGAGCGAGTACGAGCACAACGGCCTGCGCACGGACGGCAAGCGCATCCTCGACAAGCTCTTCGCCATGCTGCCGCACGTGGAGCGGGGTTAG
- a CDS encoding GntR family transcriptional regulator — translation MAAFQRPQTVATGVYLHLRHELLSGTLAPGTWLREQELAEALKVSRTPVREAVRQLAQEGLVVMEPNRGVRVPNLSLAEAVHTYAVREPLEAMAAQLAAHNAKPSDHAELEAGLAAMAAVPADDFAEQLRTDNAFHGLVARLSANPVLEETIERLSQRVMRVKVLTRDVNSSALAHSQHAGIVAAIAAGDGAAAGKAMAEHIRTNLEIVSARLGRERPEGEEHAS, via the coding sequence GTGGCAGCTTTTCAACGCCCCCAAACGGTAGCCACCGGCGTCTACCTTCACCTACGCCACGAGCTCCTCTCGGGGACGCTCGCCCCGGGCACCTGGCTCCGCGAGCAGGAGCTGGCCGAAGCCCTCAAGGTCTCCCGCACGCCGGTGCGCGAGGCAGTCAGGCAGCTCGCTCAGGAGGGGCTGGTGGTCATGGAGCCCAACCGCGGCGTGCGCGTGCCCAACCTCAGCCTGGCGGAGGCCGTGCACACGTACGCCGTGCGCGAGCCGCTCGAGGCGATGGCCGCCCAACTGGCGGCCCACAACGCCAAGCCGAGCGACCACGCCGAGCTCGAGGCCGGCCTCGCCGCCATGGCGGCAGTCCCGGCCGACGACTTCGCGGAGCAGTTGCGCACCGACAACGCTTTCCACGGCCTGGTGGCGCGCCTGTCCGCCAACCCCGTACTCGAGGAGACGATCGAACGCCTGAGTCAGCGCGTCATGCGCGTCAAGGTCCTGACGCGCGACGTCAACAGCAGCGCCCTCGCTCACTCGCAGCATGCGGGTATCGTGGCCGCCATCGCGGCTGGCGACGGAGCCGCCGCGGGCAAGGCCATGGCCGAGCACATCCGCACCAACCTGGAGATAGTGAGCGCACGACTCGGCCGCGAGCGGCCGGAAGGAGAAGAGCATGCGAGTTGA
- a CDS encoding proline racemase family protein, translating to MEFAATYTTVDAHTGGEPLRIVTGGVPRIPGVTILEKRRWVRENLDHVRRALMWEPRGHADMYGCYVTEPVTPGADLGVIFMHNEGYSDMCGHGIIALATVVVAQGLVPRTPGETRVGIDSPAGFIEAFVAWDGRRVGRVRFLNVPSFLYLRDAVVSTPGFGEVSVDIAFGGAFYAYLDGAAVGLAVVPENVRELVELGDQVKRAVMAAVPIQHPEVPELNRLYGTIIAGPPRDAANHQANVCVFAEREVDRSPTGTGTSGRVAQLVARGLLGMGEELRNESIIGSVFAGKAVSRRRVGGFDAVVPEVSGTAAILGFNQWVVEPGDALGEGFLVR from the coding sequence ATGGAGTTCGCTGCCACCTACACGACGGTCGACGCCCACACGGGCGGCGAGCCGCTGCGGATCGTCACGGGCGGCGTGCCGCGCATCCCGGGCGTCACCATCCTCGAGAAGCGCCGTTGGGTGCGCGAGAACCTCGACCACGTGCGGCGCGCGCTCATGTGGGAGCCGCGTGGGCACGCCGACATGTACGGCTGCTACGTCACCGAGCCGGTGACCCCCGGCGCGGACCTCGGCGTGATCTTCATGCATAACGAGGGCTACTCGGACATGTGCGGCCACGGCATCATCGCCCTGGCCACCGTGGTCGTGGCGCAGGGGCTCGTCCCGCGCACGCCTGGCGAGACGCGCGTCGGCATCGACAGCCCCGCCGGTTTCATCGAGGCGTTCGTCGCGTGGGACGGGCGGCGGGTCGGACGCGTGCGGTTCCTCAACGTGCCGTCGTTCCTCTACCTGCGGGACGCCGTAGTGAGCACGCCCGGTTTCGGGGAGGTGAGCGTCGACATCGCGTTCGGAGGCGCGTTCTACGCGTACCTGGACGGCGCCGCCGTCGGCCTGGCGGTCGTGCCGGAGAACGTGCGCGAGCTCGTGGAGCTCGGCGACCAGGTGAAGCGCGCCGTCATGGCCGCCGTGCCCATCCAGCACCCCGAGGTGCCGGAGCTGAACAGGCTGTACGGCACCATCATCGCCGGGCCGCCGCGCGACGCGGCCAACCACCAGGCGAACGTGTGCGTGTTCGCCGAGCGGGAGGTCGACCGCTCGCCAACGGGCACGGGCACGTCCGGCCGCGTGGCGCAGCTCGTCGCCCGGGGTCTACTCGGCATGGGCGAGGAGTTGCGCAACGAGAGCATCATCGGTTCGGTCTTCGCGGGGAAGGCGGTCTCGCGCAGACGGGTCGGCGGCTTCGACGCCGTCGTGCCGGAGGTGAGCGGCACCGCCGCCATACTCGGCTTCAACCAGTGGGTGGTCGAGCCGGGCGACGCGCTCGGCGAGGGCTTCCTTGTGCGCTGA
- a CDS encoding dihydrodipicolinate synthase family protein, translated as MRVDWEGVIPAITTPFNEDLSIDHALQAEHAVWMVDAGCVGIVPFGSLGEGATLTHAEKLATIEGLVSALDGRAPVIPMVSSLSTAEAARFTRDAQAAGASGFMILPPYVYSSDWREMSAHVRAVLGATDLPCMLYNNPLAYKTDFLPPQVAELAAEFPHVQAIKESSADLRRVTWLRTLMPESFKVLIGVDDLALEAVSVGAVGWIAGLVNAMPAESVRLFELARAGRHAEAFELYAWFLPLLRLDIGTKFVQMIKLAVEYAGWGSSRVRGPRCRLEGEELAAVMRVIEEGFATRPQLGARP; from the coding sequence ATGCGAGTTGACTGGGAAGGCGTCATCCCCGCCATCACCACACCGTTCAACGAGGACCTGAGCATCGACCACGCCCTGCAGGCGGAGCACGCCGTGTGGATGGTCGACGCCGGCTGCGTCGGCATCGTGCCCTTCGGGTCCTTGGGTGAGGGGGCCACGCTCACCCACGCGGAGAAGCTCGCGACGATAGAAGGCCTGGTGAGCGCGCTCGACGGCCGCGCGCCCGTCATACCCATGGTCTCCTCGCTCAGCACGGCGGAGGCGGCCCGCTTCACGCGCGACGCACAGGCGGCCGGCGCGAGCGGCTTCATGATCCTCCCCCCGTACGTGTACTCGAGCGACTGGCGCGAGATGAGCGCTCACGTCCGCGCGGTGCTCGGCGCGACCGACCTCCCGTGCATGCTCTACAACAACCCGTTGGCGTACAAGACGGACTTCCTACCGCCGCAGGTCGCGGAGCTCGCCGCGGAGTTCCCCCACGTGCAGGCCATCAAGGAATCGAGCGCCGACCTCAGGCGCGTCACGTGGCTGCGCACGCTCATGCCGGAGAGCTTCAAGGTCCTGATCGGGGTCGACGACCTCGCGCTCGAGGCCGTCTCCGTCGGCGCCGTCGGCTGGATCGCCGGCCTGGTCAACGCCATGCCCGCCGAGTCCGTGCGGCTCTTCGAGCTCGCGCGCGCCGGTCGCCACGCCGAGGCTTTCGAGCTCTACGCCTGGTTCCTGCCGCTGCTGCGCCTCGACATCGGTACGAAGTTCGTCCAGATGATCAAGCTGGCCGTCGAGTACGCCGGCTGGGGCAGCTCGCGCGTCCGCGGCCCCCGCTGCCGGCTCGAGGGTGAGGAGCTCGCCGCCGTCATGCGCGTGATCGAGGAGGGCTTCGCCACTCGGCCCCAGCTCGGGGCGAGGCCGTGA
- a CDS encoding aldo/keto reductase has translation MDTRKIGSLDVSVVGLGCNNFGRRLDEAATKGVIDGALAAGVTFLDTADIYGDGLSETFLGGALRGRRDEFVLATKFGMVAKEGTGIVGGARPEYVRTALEASLRRLHTDRVDLYQLHRPDPDVPVADTLGALAEAVEDGLVREIGCSNFTAAQLAEAESAAAQHGWPRFVSVQNEYSMLHREPEAEVLPACARLGVAFLPFFPLFSGILTGKYRKGRPMPQGLSSIGRCNTVLLE, from the coding sequence ATGGACACTCGCAAGATCGGCTCGCTCGACGTCTCGGTCGTCGGACTCGGTTGCAACAACTTCGGCCGCCGCCTGGACGAGGCCGCCACCAAGGGCGTGATCGATGGCGCCCTCGCTGCCGGCGTCACCTTCCTCGACACGGCCGACATCTATGGGGACGGCCTCAGCGAGACCTTCCTCGGCGGCGCGCTGCGGGGCAGGCGCGACGAGTTCGTGCTGGCCACGAAGTTCGGCATGGTGGCCAAGGAGGGCACGGGCATCGTCGGCGGGGCGCGCCCGGAGTACGTGCGCACGGCGCTCGAGGCGAGCCTGAGGCGGCTACACACCGACCGCGTCGACCTCTACCAGCTGCACCGTCCGGACCCGGACGTGCCCGTCGCCGACACGCTCGGCGCCCTCGCCGAGGCCGTGGAGGACGGGCTCGTACGCGAGATCGGGTGCTCCAACTTCACGGCCGCCCAGCTCGCCGAGGCCGAGTCGGCCGCGGCGCAGCACGGCTGGCCGCGCTTCGTCAGCGTGCAGAACGAGTACTCCATGCTGCACCGCGAGCCGGAGGCGGAGGTCCTACCGGCCTGCGCGCGGCTCGGCGTCGCCTTCCTGCCGTTCTTCCCGCTCTTCAGCGGCATCCTGACGGGCAAGTACCGCAAGGGTCGACCCATGCCCCAGGGTCTGAGTTCAATCGGTCGTTGCAACACCGTCTTGTTGGAGTGA
- a CDS encoding aldo/keto reductase translates to MNPPGTRVTGTQRWEQHLTPELFDLIEELVAFSAERGKELVDLAFAWLLADQNVASVIAGATSAAQVERNARTAAWRLSGTEREAVDALLSAHGFTP, encoded by the coding sequence TTGAATCCGCCGGGCACGCGCGTCACCGGCACGCAGCGTTGGGAGCAGCACCTCACGCCCGAGCTGTTCGACCTGATCGAGGAGCTGGTCGCGTTCTCCGCCGAGCGCGGCAAGGAGCTAGTCGACCTGGCGTTCGCTTGGCTCCTGGCCGACCAGAACGTCGCGAGCGTGATCGCCGGCGCCACGAGCGCGGCCCAGGTCGAGCGCAACGCCCGGACGGCGGCGTGGCGGCTCTCCGGCACCGAGCGTGAGGCCGTAGACGCGCTGCTGAGCGCCCACGGCTTCACGCCCTGA
- a CDS encoding Fic family protein — MSSDPARRGVYTSQDSRYCYPNSATLKNLGGYRDARELAEWDAHVVAIRSAEVVRQQHPFDFTFEFVCQLHRSLFRDVYEWAGKTRQVDISKGDTRFAVWGQIESEAQRLFERTAKGPDADEADLGRWFVQAAAPFLIELNVIHPFREGNGRTMRLFVELWANTVGQSVAWDNVGPDEVIEAMVHGVTADSGLLESVLARCLRPVA, encoded by the coding sequence GTGAGTTCCGACCCAGCTCGGCGAGGCGTGTACACAAGTCAAGATAGTCGCTACTGCTATCCGAACAGCGCCACCCTGAAGAACCTGGGAGGGTACCGGGACGCCCGTGAACTGGCCGAGTGGGATGCGCATGTCGTCGCCATCAGATCAGCTGAGGTAGTAAGGCAGCAGCATCCCTTCGACTTCACCTTCGAGTTCGTTTGCCAACTGCATCGGTCGTTGTTCAGGGATGTCTACGAGTGGGCCGGGAAGACCAGGCAGGTGGACATATCCAAGGGCGACACCCGGTTCGCTGTCTGGGGACAGATCGAGAGCGAGGCGCAGCGGCTCTTCGAACGTACCGCCAAGGGGCCGGACGCGGACGAGGCCGACCTCGGTCGCTGGTTCGTTCAGGCTGCGGCACCGTTCCTGATCGAACTGAACGTCATCCATCCGTTCCGGGAAGGTAACGGCAGGACCATGCGACTCTTCGTCGAGCTTTGGGCGAACACGGTTGGGCAGAGCGTCGCCTGGGACAACGTCGGACCCGACGAAGTGATCGAGGCCATGGTCCATGGAGTGACCGCCGACTCCGGTCTCCTGGAATCCGTCCTTGCCCGTTGTCTTCGGCCGGTGGCTTAG
- a CDS encoding IS30 family transposase — protein sequence MPPLSLVEPSKRYLSFAEREEIALLRAQDVGIREIARRIGRDASTISREVRRNSATRAGKPEYRALVAQWKAQQAAKRPKVAKLAVNTRLREYVQDRLSGAVRRPDGTSVAGPTPPAWKGLNKPHRADRRWSLSWSPEQISQRLKLDFPDDETMRISHEAIYQALFIEGRGALKRELVACLRAGRALRRPRERSRNRPQGHITADVVISERPAEASDRAVPGHWEGDLLIGTGRSAIGTLVERKSRSTLLVHLPRLEGWGEKPAVKNGPALGGYGAVAMTAALTASITKLPDQLRKTLTWDRGKELTAHAQFTLATGTKVYFADPHSPWQRATNENTNGLLRQYFPKGTDLSRWSAEDLEAVAFTLNNRPRKVLNWRTPAEVFNEQLQSLQQDGVATTD from the coding sequence ATGCCGCCGTTGAGCCTGGTTGAGCCCTCGAAGCGTTACCTGTCTTTCGCTGAGCGTGAGGAGATCGCGCTGTTACGCGCACAGGATGTGGGTATTCGTGAGATCGCCCGCCGTATCGGGCGTGACGCCAGCACCATCTCACGGGAGGTGCGCCGTAACTCCGCGACCCGCGCCGGGAAGCCCGAGTATCGGGCGCTGGTGGCTCAGTGGAAGGCGCAGCAGGCCGCCAAGCGCCCCAAGGTAGCGAAGCTCGCGGTCAACACCCGGTTGCGGGAGTACGTGCAAGACCGGCTCAGTGGGGCTGTTCGTCGGCCTGATGGCACGAGCGTTGCCGGACCCACACCGCCAGCGTGGAAGGGGTTGAACAAGCCGCATCGGGCTGACCGGCGCTGGTCACTCTCGTGGAGCCCGGAGCAGATCTCTCAACGGTTGAAGCTCGATTTCCCTGATGATGAGACCATGCGGATCAGTCACGAGGCGATCTACCAAGCCCTGTTCATCGAGGGTCGCGGCGCGCTCAAGCGGGAGCTGGTCGCGTGCCTGCGCGCCGGGCGAGCGTTACGGCGACCGCGAGAACGATCACGCAACAGGCCGCAGGGGCATATCACTGCGGATGTGGTGATCTCCGAGCGGCCAGCGGAAGCATCTGATCGCGCCGTTCCCGGGCATTGGGAGGGAGACCTCCTCATCGGCACGGGCCGCTCCGCCATCGGCACCCTCGTGGAGCGCAAGAGCCGGTCCACGCTGTTGGTGCACCTACCGCGGCTGGAAGGCTGGGGTGAGAAGCCCGCGGTGAAGAACGGGCCCGCCCTAGGCGGTTACGGCGCGGTCGCCATGACCGCAGCCCTAACCGCGTCGATCACGAAGTTGCCCGATCAGCTCCGTAAGACGCTCACCTGGGATCGCGGCAAGGAACTAACGGCGCACGCCCAGTTCACCCTGGCCACCGGCACGAAGGTGTACTTCGCCGACCCGCACTCACCCTGGCAAAGGGCCACGAACGAGAACACCAACGGGCTGCTAAGGCAGTACTTTCCCAAAGGCACCGATCTATCGAGGTGGTCAGCGGAGGATCTGGAAGCCGTGGCCTTCACGCTGAACAACCGCCCCCGAAAAGTCCTCAACTGGAGAACCCCTGCAGAGGTATTCAACGAGCAGCTACAATCACTCCAACAAGACGGTGTTGCAACGACCGATTGA